One window from the genome of Fulvivirga lutea encodes:
- a CDS encoding RNA polymerase sigma factor, which produces MNDQDLVRQVLNGNTKAFEYLVDNHKTLVAHMVGRVIQSQEDHEEVCQDVFIRVYNRLDEFNFQSKLSTWIATIAFRMSVDFIKKKKRYVDLNESKIDDESVASVEEEAIRIDSKEYLNKIINVLPVHFRTVITLYHLKEMTYPEIVEVTGLPEGTIKSHLFRARKLLKEKLEQFLKKEEL; this is translated from the coding sequence ATGAATGATCAGGATTTAGTTCGGCAAGTACTTAACGGTAATACCAAGGCTTTTGAGTATTTGGTGGATAACCATAAAACGTTAGTTGCGCATATGGTAGGCAGGGTTATTCAGAGCCAGGAAGATCACGAAGAAGTATGTCAGGATGTATTCATTAGGGTTTATAATAGATTGGATGAGTTTAACTTTCAATCAAAACTCTCTACCTGGATAGCAACTATTGCATTTAGGATGAGTGTTGATTTTATTAAAAAGAAAAAGAGGTATGTTGATCTGAACGAATCTAAAATTGATGATGAGTCAGTAGCATCAGTGGAGGAGGAGGCAATTAGGATAGACTCAAAAGAATATTTAAACAAGATTATTAATGTACTTCCTGTGCATTTCAGGACTGTAATTACACTCTACCATCTAAAGGAAATGACATATCCTGAAATAGTAGAAGTAACAGGGTTACCGGAAGGCACAATAAAGAGCCATTTATTTAGGGCTAGAAAACTATTAAAAGAAAAATTAGAGCAGTTTTTAAAAAAGGAGGAGTTATGA
- a CDS encoding DUF6249 domain-containing protein has product MGRYNEKRKDMNIYEVLMPIAVLGSMSVGAVLFTKTLTDYFLRKKMVEKGYVNPENDVLLKKHSNANKLSSLKWGLLILSAGIGLVIIDGVSFKDESTLPFGIFAISVSIGFLVYFVLARRMSDEENN; this is encoded by the coding sequence ATGGGCAGATACAACGAAAAACGTAAGGATATGAATATTTATGAAGTTTTAATGCCAATAGCCGTCTTAGGAAGTATGAGTGTTGGTGCAGTATTATTTACAAAAACGTTAACTGACTATTTTCTAAGAAAGAAGATGGTTGAAAAGGGATATGTAAATCCTGAAAATGATGTACTACTTAAAAAACACAGTAATGCCAATAAACTCAGTTCGCTGAAGTGGGGATTGTTGATACTATCTGCCGGTATAGGTTTAGTAATTATTGATGGCGTGAGTTTTAAAGATGAGTCTACTTTACCTTTTGGGATTTTCGCTATTTCCGTGTCGATTGGCTTCTTGGTGTACTTCGTACTTGCCAGAAGAATGTCCGATGAAGAAAACAACTAA
- a CDS encoding ABC transporter permease, with protein sequence MIRNYIKTAFRSFFKNKAFSAINIFGLSLSMAVCLIIIMLVGDQMSMDRYNKKANNIYRINMQRLHEPGPFNVLATTPIPLGNELIENYSGIKNYCKIRRGFGNDWVGIENDLNIPLGGFFVSPSFLEIFQLELEAGNASTALAEPNTVVLTKKAAIKLFGNNDPIGQVIDMDRIGEYKVTGVIKDNNEKSHIIYEALASFSTTQLLEKDSLMNKSNDTWEVNTSGWTYIELEEGKNAKEVLNYLAEIDEKYYSENEDVDYRFQLQNLTAINPGPLLGNQIGPGLPMLFVYFLGGLALIVMISACFNYTNLSIAKSISRAKEVGVRKVSGALKGQIFAQFIIESVLISLFSLIVAYALVVIIEPAFSSLSLATMLKWNLSFSPAVIATSVAFALAVGLLAGLLPAFLLSAFQPIRVLKDLSSMKLMSKMGLRKVLLTGQLALSLFFILSVIILYKQLNILVSSDKGFKTENIINIPLVRTDGEAFKTELEKQSAIEQVTLASHLPAAGTTYGEGFKRNLSNEESELFYYVVDENYIDVMGLKLVAGRNINPEANLKNEHEIIINERAIETFNFENKHDALGKVIYDEDSSELSIVGIIQDYNHQNLTAEIKPMALRHIPTRFHLAHVKINSQNQELGISQIEASWKTVNPLKQFTYGYMEEDINEFYDMTFGDLTKIIGVFSFLALSIASLGLLGMAIYNTQTRVKEIAIRKALGASDNQVIYILSKSFGTLLLISIVVAIPLTIVVNNLWLESIAYRVTISPEIILSGTFILLIISALTIGSQTIKTGKMNPASNLKNE encoded by the coding sequence ATGATTAGAAATTACATTAAAACCGCATTCAGAAGCTTTTTTAAGAATAAAGCTTTTTCAGCCATCAATATTTTTGGTTTATCTCTAAGCATGGCTGTATGCTTAATCATAATTATGCTTGTAGGCGATCAGATGAGTATGGATCGATATAATAAAAAAGCTAATAATATTTATCGCATTAACATGCAGCGTTTGCATGAGCCTGGCCCCTTTAATGTACTGGCCACTACACCTATACCACTGGGCAATGAGCTGATAGAAAATTACTCCGGTATTAAGAATTACTGTAAGATCAGAAGAGGGTTTGGTAATGATTGGGTAGGAATAGAAAATGACCTAAACATTCCTTTAGGTGGTTTTTTTGTATCACCATCATTTTTGGAAATATTCCAACTAGAACTTGAGGCTGGAAATGCTTCCACTGCTCTGGCAGAACCTAACACAGTAGTACTCACTAAAAAGGCAGCCATTAAGCTCTTCGGCAACAACGATCCTATCGGACAAGTGATAGATATGGATAGAATTGGTGAGTATAAGGTTACCGGTGTGATAAAAGATAATAATGAAAAATCCCACATCATTTACGAAGCATTAGCCTCCTTTTCTACTACTCAGTTATTAGAAAAAGACTCATTGATGAACAAGTCTAACGACACCTGGGAGGTTAATACCTCCGGCTGGACGTATATTGAACTGGAAGAGGGAAAAAATGCTAAAGAGGTTCTAAACTATCTAGCTGAAATAGATGAAAAGTATTACTCTGAAAATGAAGATGTAGATTATCGTTTTCAACTTCAAAACCTTACTGCTATCAATCCCGGTCCGTTATTAGGCAACCAGATTGGCCCTGGCTTGCCGATGCTGTTTGTTTACTTTTTAGGCGGACTAGCACTCATTGTTATGATATCGGCCTGCTTCAACTATACTAACTTAAGCATTGCTAAATCAATTAGTCGTGCTAAAGAAGTTGGTGTTAGAAAGGTATCTGGTGCACTTAAAGGTCAAATATTTGCTCAGTTTATAATCGAATCTGTATTAATCTCACTCTTCAGCTTAATTGTAGCTTATGCGCTTGTGGTAATCATCGAACCGGCCTTCAGCAGTTTAAGTCTGGCTACTATGCTTAAATGGAATCTTTCATTCAGTCCTGCTGTAATCGCCACTTCAGTGGCTTTCGCATTAGCAGTAGGGCTTTTGGCAGGTTTGCTTCCCGCATTTCTTCTATCAGCTTTTCAGCCGATCAGAGTTTTGAAAGATTTAAGCTCCATGAAGCTTATGTCCAAAATGGGCTTAAGAAAAGTTTTACTTACAGGTCAACTAGCATTATCTCTTTTCTTTATACTATCAGTAATAATACTTTACAAACAACTAAATATTCTGGTTTCATCCGACAAAGGTTTTAAAACAGAGAATATCATTAATATTCCACTTGTAAGAACTGATGGTGAAGCCTTTAAAACTGAACTGGAGAAACAATCAGCCATTGAGCAAGTGACATTAGCTTCTCACCTACCGGCTGCGGGCACTACGTATGGCGAAGGCTTCAAAAGAAATCTATCTAACGAAGAATCTGAACTATTTTATTATGTTGTAGATGAAAATTATATCGATGTTATGGGTCTTAAATTAGTGGCGGGTAGAAATATTAACCCAGAGGCTAATTTGAAAAATGAGCATGAAATTATCATTAATGAAAGAGCCATTGAAACATTCAACTTTGAAAATAAACACGATGCACTTGGCAAAGTAATTTATGATGAAGACTCTTCAGAACTTAGTATTGTAGGCATTATTCAAGATTATAACCACCAAAATTTAACGGCAGAAATTAAGCCCATGGCTTTAAGGCACATTCCTACAAGGTTTCATCTGGCTCATGTAAAAATTAATTCCCAGAACCAGGAACTTGGTATTTCCCAAATTGAAGCTTCCTGGAAAACCGTGAATCCGCTAAAACAATTTACCTATGGATATATGGAGGAAGATATTAACGAGTTTTATGATATGACCTTTGGTGATCTCACTAAGATAATAGGGGTTTTCTCTTTCCTTGCTTTATCAATTGCAAGTTTAGGCCTATTGGGTATGGCTATTTATAATACACAAACCAGAGTTAAAGAAATAGCTATTAGAAAAGCATTAGGCGCTTCAGATAATCAGGTGATATATATACTTTCAAAAAGCTTTGGGACTCTATTACTGATATCTATCGTAGTTGCTATTCCGCTAACGATAGTTGTCAATAACTTATGGTTAGAATCCATCGCCTATCGGGTTACAATCTCACCAGAGATTATACTATCAGGCACATTTATATTGTTGATAATAAGCGCACTTACTATAGGTTCTCAGACGATTAAAACAGGAAAGATGAACCCTGCGAGTAATTTAAAAAATGAATGA
- a CDS encoding RNA polymerase sigma factor, with translation MSKSQQEFLEMVDKYQRVIHSVCRMYTDNTIEHEDLFQEILAQLWKGYQRFNFESKVSTWIYRVALYTAITYIKKVMRGREALKHISFSEADNQKETESDEELLRMAIQKLSESERAFVVLYLEDMSYKEMADILGISESNVGVKLNRIKQKLKTIMT, from the coding sequence TTGAGCAAGAGTCAGCAAGAATTTCTTGAAATGGTTGATAAGTATCAACGTGTTATTCATAGTGTATGTCGTATGTATACTGATAATACAATTGAGCACGAAGATTTGTTTCAGGAGATTTTAGCGCAGTTGTGGAAAGGTTATCAGCGATTTAATTTTGAATCTAAAGTTTCAACCTGGATTTACCGCGTAGCACTTTACACAGCGATAACGTACATAAAAAAGGTGATGCGAGGAAGAGAAGCCCTTAAGCATATTAGCTTCTCCGAAGCAGACAATCAAAAAGAAACTGAATCGGATGAAGAGCTTTTGAGAATGGCAATTCAAAAGTTATCAGAATCTGAAAGAGCCTTTGTCGTGTTGTACTTAGAGGATATGAGCTACAAGGAAATGGCGGATATTTTAGGTATTAGCGAAAGTAATGTTGGAGTGAAGCTTAACCGAATTAAGCAAAAGTTAAAAACCATTATGACTTGA
- a CDS encoding DUF3667 domain-containing protein, whose translation MEPTNCINCGEELRGEYCHKCGNPVTNNRLTFKTVFQEFYQRVFGFDTKFSRTLIHLFTKPGRVVNTYINGNRTYYMGPVAYIFWMLTVFVLLMSAFEIDMRDLTQSTQELMAQDQKLTAKQEQLNEDLMNWISNNFRLMTFALFPVIAIPQLLFFRKKGFNYIEHLVVLVYSNAQVFVFSILSLFLLYYFAYSIQTEVALINFIFFAYVCSMTYAGNKWWNFFKGLFSYLVGYLLLIFVTGITVAIFYMS comes from the coding sequence ATGGAACCAACTAATTGTATTAATTGCGGTGAGGAGCTAAGAGGAGAGTATTGCCACAAATGTGGTAATCCAGTAACTAACAATAGACTCACTTTCAAGACAGTTTTTCAAGAATTTTACCAGCGTGTATTTGGGTTTGATACTAAGTTTAGCCGTACTTTAATTCATTTATTCACTAAACCTGGAAGAGTAGTAAATACTTACATCAACGGAAACAGAACCTACTACATGGGGCCTGTTGCTTATATTTTTTGGATGCTCACCGTTTTCGTTTTACTAATGTCTGCGTTTGAGATTGACATGCGTGATCTAACACAGAGCACTCAGGAGCTTATGGCCCAAGATCAAAAACTAACAGCAAAGCAGGAGCAATTAAATGAAGACTTGATGAACTGGATATCAAATAATTTCAGGCTTATGACCTTTGCATTATTTCCTGTGATTGCGATTCCACAGCTCCTGTTTTTTAGGAAAAAGGGCTTTAATTATATAGAGCATTTGGTGGTCTTAGTATACAGCAATGCTCAGGTATTTGTCTTTTCAATATTATCCTTATTTCTATTGTACTATTTCGCTTATTCAATACAAACTGAAGTGGCATTAATTAATTTCATATTTTTTGCCTATGTGTGTAGCATGACATATGCGGGTAATAAATGGTGGAATTTTTTTAAAGGCTTATTCTCGTATTTAGTTGGGTACTTGCTATTAATTTTTGTTACAGGTATAACAGTAGCCATTTTTTATATGAGCTAG
- a CDS encoding TerC family protein encodes MELFLEPSTWVALLTLTFLEIVLGIDNIIFISIVSNKLPEAQQAKARNIGLSMALIFRVGLLMGITYIITFTEPLFTLFDHPFSGRDLILLGGGIFLIFKSVMEVHHKMEGVESENGGSSKKFSMATVIAQIILLDIIFSFDSILTAVGLTEHLILMILAVVISMIVMMLFSGKISAFIHDHPTLEILALSFLILIGFMLSIEALGHHVPKGYIYFAVFFSLVVEMINIKMRKKGKPVKLNKGFRG; translated from the coding sequence ATGGAATTATTCTTAGAACCATCCACCTGGGTGGCTTTACTCACGCTTACTTTTTTAGAGATTGTACTAGGGATTGATAATATCATCTTCATCTCTATTGTATCCAACAAACTACCGGAGGCTCAACAAGCTAAAGCCCGAAACATAGGCCTTTCAATGGCCTTAATTTTCAGAGTTGGGCTATTAATGGGCATCACCTATATTATCACATTTACTGAACCCTTATTTACGCTATTTGACCACCCGTTCAGTGGCCGTGACTTGATATTACTTGGAGGTGGAATATTCCTAATTTTTAAAAGTGTGATGGAAGTGCACCATAAAATGGAAGGTGTAGAAAGTGAAAATGGTGGGTCCAGCAAAAAGTTTTCAATGGCTACTGTAATAGCTCAAATAATATTATTAGATATTATCTTCTCTTTTGATTCCATTTTAACTGCAGTAGGCTTAACAGAGCATTTGATTTTGATGATTCTTGCAGTGGTTATTTCCATGATTGTTATGATGCTTTTTTCTGGTAAAATCAGTGCGTTTATTCATGACCATCCCACATTAGAAATTCTGGCGCTTTCTTTTCTCATACTAATAGGTTTTATGCTTTCGATTGAAGCATTGGGGCATCATGTACCTAAAGGTTACATCTACTTTGCAGTGTTCTTCTCGCTGGTCGTAGAAATGATCAACATCAAAATGCGTAAAAAAGGTAAGCCCGTTAAACTCAATAAAGGGTTTAGAGGCTAA
- a CDS encoding amino acid permease, protein MSLIKQTKANFGTAPVFFTAISTILGAIMFLRFGYAVGSVGFIGTLGIILFAHMVTISTAMAIAEIATNQRVEGGGEYYIISRSFGINVGAAIGIALYLSQAVSVAFYIIAFAEAFGPLIDYLSANFGIELYDKRLISIPSVILLCILIIKKGAALGMKALYGVVAVLFLSLIMFFLGSTEYQQSASEFDWNNTVPNPDSFFMVFAIVFPAFTGMTAGVGLSGDLKDPKKSIPMGTLLATVAGMIIYVFIGYKMANAASPEDLVNNQLIMMDIAIWAPIIPIGLACATISSALGSILVAPRTLQALAGDKVFPLMKINAYLAKGKSGTNDPVNATIITGVIALLFVGIGDVNVVAEVISMFFMITYGSLCLISFLQHFAADPSYRPSFKSKWYISLLGALLCVYLMFKMNTQYAIISIIVMTLIYIFITQTSKSKEGLAKIFQGVIFQISRQLQVFLQKVDKGEENWRPSMICISDNFFNRPSAFQLMKWLSHRYGFGTYIHYINGYLSKETNEKSRIELQRLLKATGISRSNVYVDTLISPSFTSAVAQSMQLPSVSGKEINMILFEYSKNEPEDLNHILDNFTMVKAAEFDICLLGSSDKEFGFMHEIHIWLTPNDLKNSSLMILLGYIIMGHRDWRDAQIKIFAVVSKKEMGSEEENLVSIIKEGRLPISPNNIKFIQHEDDVVIKDIINEKSVDADLTILGFRAEAIKQLEHKLFEGYDKIGNVLFVNCSKAKEIE, encoded by the coding sequence ATGAGTCTGATCAAACAAACGAAGGCTAACTTCGGAACAGCCCCCGTATTTTTTACTGCAATATCTACCATTCTAGGAGCCATCATGTTTCTGCGATTTGGTTATGCCGTAGGCAGTGTAGGTTTTATTGGCACTCTAGGTATTATACTTTTTGCACACATGGTCACTATATCAACTGCCATGGCCATTGCAGAAATTGCTACTAACCAACGTGTAGAGGGCGGGGGAGAATACTATATCATATCACGTTCATTTGGTATAAATGTGGGTGCTGCTATTGGCATTGCACTGTATTTATCGCAGGCAGTAAGTGTTGCCTTTTACATTATAGCTTTTGCAGAGGCCTTTGGTCCGCTCATTGACTATTTGTCGGCCAACTTTGGAATTGAACTATACGATAAGCGGCTGATAAGCATACCCTCCGTTATTCTACTCTGCATCTTAATCATAAAAAAAGGAGCCGCTTTAGGAATGAAAGCGCTTTATGGGGTAGTTGCTGTTCTGTTTTTGTCTCTTATTATGTTCTTTCTTGGTTCCACTGAATACCAACAGAGTGCATCAGAGTTTGACTGGAACAATACTGTTCCCAACCCGGATAGCTTTTTTATGGTTTTTGCCATTGTTTTTCCTGCTTTTACTGGTATGACGGCTGGGGTTGGGCTATCCGGAGATTTGAAGGATCCGAAGAAATCCATTCCGATGGGTACGTTACTTGCTACAGTAGCAGGAATGATTATTTACGTTTTTATAGGCTATAAAATGGCTAATGCTGCTTCACCAGAAGATTTGGTTAATAATCAATTAATAATGATGGACATAGCCATTTGGGCACCGATAATACCAATTGGTTTAGCCTGTGCTACCATCTCATCAGCCTTGGGTAGTATTTTAGTAGCACCAAGAACGTTGCAAGCTTTAGCGGGAGATAAGGTGTTTCCACTCATGAAAATTAATGCCTATTTAGCGAAAGGTAAGAGCGGCACAAATGATCCTGTGAATGCTACTATTATTACGGGTGTAATTGCATTACTATTTGTAGGAATTGGAGATGTAAATGTAGTAGCAGAGGTCATCTCCATGTTTTTTATGATTACCTATGGGTCGCTTTGTTTAATTTCTTTTCTACAACATTTTGCTGCAGACCCATCATATAGACCATCTTTTAAATCAAAATGGTACATATCACTACTGGGTGCACTATTGTGTGTTTATTTAATGTTTAAGATGAATACTCAGTATGCAATCATTTCAATTATCGTGATGACTCTGATTTATATTTTCATCACTCAAACCAGTAAAAGCAAGGAAGGTTTGGCAAAGATATTCCAGGGAGTAATTTTTCAGATTAGCCGTCAGCTGCAGGTTTTTCTTCAAAAAGTTGACAAGGGAGAGGAGAATTGGCGACCTTCTATGATCTGTATTTCAGATAATTTTTTTAATAGACCCTCGGCATTTCAGTTGATGAAATGGTTGTCACACCGCTATGGGTTTGGTACCTATATTCATTATATCAATGGATATCTATCAAAGGAAACGAATGAGAAGTCGCGCATCGAATTGCAAAGGTTATTGAAAGCAACAGGTATAAGTAGAAGTAATGTGTATGTTGATACACTTATTTCACCATCATTTACTAGTGCGGTGGCCCAATCGATGCAGTTGCCCAGTGTTTCAGGTAAGGAGATTAATATGATTTTGTTTGAATACTCTAAAAATGAACCTGAAGACCTGAATCATATCCTCGACAACTTTACGATGGTGAAGGCCGCTGAATTTGATATTTGCTTACTTGGCTCATCGGATAAAGAGTTTGGGTTTATGCATGAAATACATATCTGGCTAACCCCTAACGACCTAAAGAACAGTAGTTTAATGATTTTATTGGGTTATATAATTATGGGGCATAGAGATTGGCGCGATGCTCAGATTAAAATATTTGCAGTGGTAAGTAAGAAAGAAATGGGTTCTGAAGAGGAAAATCTTGTGAGCATTATCAAAGAAGGACGACTGCCTATTTCACCCAATAACATTAAGTTTATTCAGCATGAAGATGATGTGGTCATTAAAGATATCATTAACGAGAAGTCAGTAGATGCTGACTTAACCATTTTAGGATTTAGAGCGGAAGCGATTAAGCAATTGGAACATAAGCTCTTTGAAGGCTATGATAAAATTGGTAATGTGCTATTTGTTAATTGCTCTAAAGCCAAAGAGATTGAATAA
- a CDS encoding bestrophin family protein yields the protein MVKYDPKTWLSLIFHSYSRQVMKTLFPALLAMGLYTSGIVFLFLEVFDFRFSSTHVVHSLLGIVLGLFLVFRVNSAYDRWWEGRKLWGLLLNNSRNLAAKISSFISKDDDVNRRFFAQMIPNFAMSMKEHLREGVDLEDLDIVEDVLDRVKGKNHIPNTISLMIYERITQMYNEKKITGEQFFVLDKEVKEFSDILGGCERIRNTPIPYSYSMFIKKFIFTYTVTLPFAFLFDFLYWTVPIVLMVFFILVSVELIAEEIEDPFGRDVNDLPTDDLCEKIKNNVRELLIH from the coding sequence ATGGTAAAATACGACCCTAAAACCTGGCTTTCATTAATATTTCATTCTTACAGCAGACAAGTAATGAAAACGCTTTTTCCTGCATTGCTTGCAATGGGCCTTTATACTTCAGGGATAGTATTTTTGTTTCTAGAGGTGTTTGATTTTAGGTTTTCGAGTACGCATGTAGTGCACTCGTTGCTAGGTATTGTGCTAGGTTTGTTCCTTGTATTCAGAGTAAACTCCGCTTATGATAGATGGTGGGAAGGCAGGAAACTTTGGGGTTTATTATTGAATAATTCACGAAACTTAGCGGCCAAAATATCTTCATTCATATCGAAAGATGATGACGTTAACAGAAGATTCTTTGCTCAAATGATTCCAAATTTTGCAATGTCTATGAAGGAGCATTTAAGAGAAGGGGTAGACTTGGAAGATCTGGATATTGTGGAAGATGTGTTAGACAGAGTGAAAGGCAAAAATCACATTCCAAATACGATTTCTTTGATGATTTATGAGCGTATTACTCAAATGTACAATGAAAAGAAGATTACAGGAGAGCAGTTTTTTGTTTTGGATAAAGAAGTAAAGGAGTTCTCTGATATTTTGGGCGGTTGCGAGCGAATAAGGAATACGCCTATTCCATATTCATACAGCATGTTCATTAAGAAGTTTATTTTCACCTACACGGTAACATTACCATTTGCCTTCCTATTTGATTTCTTATACTGGACGGTGCCTATAGTTTTAATGGTGTTTTTCATTTTGGTAAGCGTGGAGCTTATTGCGGAGGAAATTGAAGACCCATTCGGCAGGGATGTGAATGACTTACCAACAGACGATTTGTGTGAGAAGATTAAAAATAACGTGAGAGAGCTATTAATTCATTGA
- a CDS encoding SPFH domain-containing protein: protein MNTEKNYSPISGYLMLLVVAVLTIGSIIVFAFTKFPLLLLVFALSLVLLPGFFFVNPNGSRVLVLFGDYKGTVKKNGFFWVNPFYSKQKISLRARNFDSERVKVNDKVGNPIQIGVILVWQVENTFKAAFEVDNYENFVKVQSDAAVRKLAGQYPYDNFEDDEAEITLRSGLDEVNSALEDNLTQRLKIAGIKVIEARIGYLAYASEIASAMLRRQQATAIVAARHKIVEGAVSMVEMALDQLSKKQIIDLDEEKKAAMVSNLMVVLCADKDVSPVVNSGTLNH from the coding sequence ATGAATACAGAAAAAAATTATTCCCCCATTTCAGGCTACTTAATGTTATTGGTTGTAGCAGTGTTGACCATTGGCTCAATCATAGTATTTGCCTTCACTAAATTTCCGTTGTTACTTTTAGTATTTGCATTATCATTAGTACTCTTACCCGGTTTTTTCTTTGTCAATCCTAATGGATCCAGAGTGTTGGTACTCTTTGGTGATTACAAAGGCACAGTAAAAAAGAACGGTTTCTTTTGGGTAAATCCATTCTACTCTAAACAGAAAATCTCGTTACGGGCAAGGAATTTTGATAGTGAACGAGTGAAAGTGAATGACAAAGTGGGTAATCCTATTCAAATTGGAGTAATCCTGGTTTGGCAGGTAGAAAACACCTTTAAAGCAGCATTTGAAGTAGACAACTACGAAAACTTCGTGAAAGTACAAAGCGATGCAGCCGTAAGGAAACTGGCAGGACAATACCCATACGATAATTTTGAGGATGATGAGGCTGAGATAACATTAAGATCAGGTTTAGATGAAGTGAACAGTGCCTTAGAGGATAACCTTACTCAACGTCTTAAAATAGCAGGTATTAAAGTAATTGAAGCAAGAATTGGATACTTGGCCTATGCATCTGAAATTGCTAGTGCAATGTTGAGAAGACAACAAGCTACTGCAATTGTAGCAGCCCGCCATAAGATTGTAGAAGGTGCAGTAAGTATGGTAGAGATGGCGTTGGATCAACTTTCTAAAAAACAAATAATAGATTTGGATGAAGAGAAAAAGGCCGCTATGGTGAGCAATTTAATGGTGGTATTATGTGCCGATAAGGACGTATCGCCTGTCGTAAATTCAGGGACCTTAAATCATTAA
- a CDS encoding DUF6141 family protein: protein MRVFVETQRFNQIWLWVLIIALDTVFLTLFAKAVYYQLYLGIPIGNNPISNTGLILLSMFVILLLAGITLLLFFSRLHTRIENDGVSFKFNPFMGKWKNIPIVDIQHFEVKKFNPITEFGGWGYRKVSGKLLVNTSGNTALFIKTIQNQLIVIGTQFPDEVANTMQKLMNKKDNN from the coding sequence ATGCGGGTTTTTGTTGAAACTCAACGATTTAATCAGATATGGTTATGGGTGTTGATTATAGCATTAGATACTGTTTTCTTAACCCTTTTTGCCAAAGCTGTATATTATCAACTGTATTTAGGAATACCCATAGGAAATAATCCCATTTCTAACACTGGATTAATTTTATTAAGCATGTTTGTAATCCTTCTGCTGGCCGGTATAACTCTGTTGTTATTCTTTAGCCGATTACACACACGAATAGAAAATGATGGTGTCAGTTTTAAATTTAACCCATTCATGGGCAAGTGGAAAAACATACCAATAGTTGATATTCAACATTTTGAAGTAAAAAAATTTAATCCGATCACAGAATTTGGAGGTTGGGGATATAGAAAAGTAAGCGGAAAATTACTTGTTAATACTTCAGGGAATACTGCGCTATTCATAAAAACAATTCAAAACCAGTTAATAGTTATTGGAACACAATTTCCTGATGAAGTTGCCAATACAATGCAAAAATTGATGAATAAAAAGGATAATAACTGA
- a CDS encoding Arc family DNA binding domain-containing protein: MAKKKPIVLRLNPELAKSVEKWAADEFRSVNGQIEWIINKALKDAGRLKKGEQSDK; encoded by the coding sequence ATGGCCAAAAAAAAGCCAATAGTGTTACGTTTAAACCCGGAACTCGCTAAGTCTGTTGAAAAGTGGGCTGCTGACGAATTTCGGTCCGTTAATGGCCAAATTGAGTGGATTATCAACAAAGCCTTAAAAGATGCCGGAAGGCTGAAAAAAGGTGAACAAAGTGATAAATAA
- a CDS encoding alpha/beta fold hydrolase, translating to MSKPNLIILHGALGSEKQFFNLQSELSSEFQVHTFNFSGHGGKDFSNNFSIPQFTLELDQFLSENKLQDVLIFGYSMGGYVALNLARTSKKISGVFTLGTKFHWSPESAAHEIKMLNPAKIEEKVPAFATALAERHFPLDWKEVMHRTADLMINLGNNPLLTTNTFKEITIPVTITRGTLDNMVSKEESESAAHDIPNAKYIEFADFKHPIEQVDINKLAAKIRQELIN from the coding sequence TTGAGCAAACCTAATCTCATCATATTACATGGGGCACTTGGGTCAGAAAAACAATTCTTCAATTTACAATCTGAATTAAGCTCTGAATTTCAGGTTCATACTTTTAATTTTTCAGGTCATGGTGGTAAAGATTTTAGTAATAACTTCTCAATTCCCCAATTCACACTTGAACTAGATCAGTTTCTCTCTGAAAACAAGTTACAAGACGTTCTTATTTTCGGTTATAGTATGGGTGGCTATGTAGCACTTAACCTTGCTCGTACTAGTAAGAAAATATCAGGCGTATTCACTTTAGGGACAAAATTTCATTGGTCACCAGAATCAGCAGCTCATGAAATAAAGATGCTGAACCCTGCGAAAATTGAAGAAAAAGTTCCTGCATTTGCCACAGCGTTGGCGGAGAGACATTTCCCTTTAGACTGGAAAGAAGTAATGCACAGAACGGCTGATTTAATGATCAATCTGGGTAATAATCCACTTCTTACCACCAATACTTTTAAAGAAATTACCATCCCTGTCACGATTACACGCGGCACACTAGATAATATGGTAAGTAAAGAAGAGTCTGAATCTGCTGCACATGATATTCCCAATGCCAAATACATTGAATTTGCAGATTTTAAGCACCCTATTGAGCAAGTAGATATCAATAAACTTGCTGCAAAAATTAGACAAGAGCTTATAAACTAA